A part of Cryptococcus gattii WM276 chromosome G, complete sequence genomic DNA contains:
- a CDS encoding Hypothetical protein (Similar to TIGR gene model, INSD accession AAW44547.1; CNG01520), giving the protein MRVRRNSSDAEPRPSTALFDAEESSHPIIPPSNANLSRISTPLHSRHASRTSLPLDRDNHDSGERTRPSSPSPSLDRQANFDRAKFVPHKSNLSLEGEGLSPLVIQGETRVEPAFGSTVILRHSDEMSRSEDEEEEYDEMGHVRGNSLSTHHSPRESGDYNLNGTKGTADKAGVILGIHNVFLVLPQFIVTVLSSVIFWLMEPSKSLPTHHPGSVPVTDTNATTAAVIANFSVPENAASVMMDVAGQVAKRVVELVSREGVDADVSSPDAVGLIFRIGGVSAAVGGWICWRLARDWARGQGI; this is encoded by the exons ATGCGGGTACGAAGGAACTCCAGCGACGCCGAACCTCGACCATCCACTGCTCTCTTCGACGCTGAAGAATCATCTCATCCTATCATTCCGCCGTCGAACGCTAACCTTTCACGAATCAGCACGCCTCTTCACTCTCGACACGCTTCTCGCACTTCGTTACCCCTTGACCGAGATAATCACGATTCTGGAGAGCGAACGCGCCCTTCCAGCCCTAGTCCTAGTTTGGACCGCCAGGCAAACTTTGATCGAGCAAAATTTGTGCCTCACAAATCCAATCTCTCGttggaaggggaaggatTGTCCCCATTGGTTATACAGGGTGAGACCCGTGTTGAGCCTGCGTTTGGGTCGACTGTGATCTTGCGTCATTCAGACGAGATGTCAAGAtcagaagatgaagaagaagagtacGATGAGATGGGACATGTACGAGGGAACTCGTTATCGACGCACCATAGTCCGAGGGAGTCGGGTGATTATAATTTGAATGGTACGAAGGGCACAGCTGATAAAGCTGGTG TGATCTTGGGTATACACAATGTCTTCCTCGTCTTGCCCCAATTTATCGTGACGGtcctcagctcagtcaTCTTCTGGCTTATGGAACCTTCCAAATCTCTCCCCACGCATCATCCCGGCTCTGTCCCTGTCACTGACACTAATGCCACCACTGCTGCTGTCATTGCCAATTTCTCCGTTCCTGAAAACGCTGCTTCAGTCATGATGGACGTTGCAGGCCAAGTCGCCAAGCGAGTGGTAGAGCTTGTCAGCAGGGAAGGTGTGGATGCGGATGTTTCGTCGCCGGATGCGGTGGGGTTGATCTTTAGGATAGGCGGTGTGAGTGCGGCTGTTGGAGGATGGATATGTTGGAGGCTGGCAAGGGATTGGGCGAGAGGTCAGGGGATATAG
- a CDS encoding General alpha-glucoside permease, putative (Similar to TIGR gene model, INSD accession AAW44546.1), with protein sequence MTGGAFFAPAAENDEEYEMGPVGEAHAVQWIGTAGVKGPKWARLPLLTVGMLGIQCVWSIEMGYASPYLLELGLSKSFMSLVFMAGPLSGLIVQPLVGIFADRSRSPLGRRRPFMLAGCLICVSAMMLLGWSREVAGIFGGGQWLAIALAVWAIYCIDFSINAVMSTDRALVVDTLPPREQEEGSAWAGRMFGFGSVAGFFVGNLDLAPVLPFLGKTQLQILSFLTSAVLMVTHSFTSWAVSERVLLRDDRAQTKSSLKSNLKSIWENMFSLPPGIRTVCIVQFFASLGWFPILFFTTVWVSEIYKASVPSDGIDPATFDSRAVRSGARALLLQALVNIVTSIGLPFLVAESGVQPSENVVGYEPIEGNANQGIGLGIANGNGDDHGPQARVETPPNSALWKRTREDLENGTFFRRLLHSFQGMVNHAKKGEWGIPIKGLTLIRVWWISQFVFAAAMAGSW encoded by the exons ATGACAGGAGGAGCATTCTTTGCCCCCGCAGCCGAAAATGATGAGGAGTATGAGATGGGGCCCGTTGGAGAAGCCCATGCGGTCCAGTGGATCGGGACAGCTGGTGTCAAGGGACCGAAATGGGCAAGATTACCGCTGTTGACAGTCGGTATGCTGGGTATACAG TGCGTCTGGTCAATAGAAATGGGCTATGCCTCTCCCTACCTCCTTGAATTAGGCCTATCCAAATCATTCATGTCTCTCGTCTTCATGGCTGGTCCTCTGTCCGGGCTCATCGTGCAACCATTAGTCGGCATCTTCGCCGACCGATCTCGCTCCCCTCTTGGTAGAAGACGGCCTTTCATGCTCGCTGGCTGCCTGATATGCGTCTCAGCCATGATGCTTTTGGGTTGGTCCCGCGAAGTCGCAGGTATCTTTGGCGGAGGCCAGTGGCTGGCTATAGCCCTTGCAGTTTGGGCAATCTATTGTATAGATTTCAGTATCAAtgcggttatgagtacAGATAGAGCCCTAGTTGTCGACACGCTTCCACCAAGGGAGCAAGAGGAAGGGAGTGCATGGGCAGGGAGGATGTTTGGGTTTGGGAGTGTAGCGGGATTCTTTGT TGGGAATCTTGACCTGGCACCGGTACTGCCCTTCTTGGGCAAAACTCAATTGCAGATATTATCGTTTCTTACAAGCGCAGTCCTGATGGTCACGCATTCGTTTACTTCATGGGCTGTCTCTGAGCGCGTACTTCTTCGTGATGA TCGGGCCCAAACGAAGAGCAGCTTAAAATCTAACCTCAAATCCATCTGGGAGAACATGttctcccttcctcctGGTATCCGCACTGTCTGTATCGTTCAATTCTTTGCTTC CCTCGGTTGGTTCcccatcctcttcttcaccaccGTATGGGTCTCCGAAATCTACAAAGCCTCCGTCCCCTCTGACGGTATTGATCCCGCCACATTTGACTCCCGAGCCGTCCGTTCTGGCGCGAGGGCTTTACTTCTTCAGGCATTAGTCAACATCGTCACCAGCATAGGCTTGCCATTCCTAGTTGCAGAGTCGGGCGTACAACCGAGTGAGAATGTGGTCGGGTACGAACCTATCGAAGGAAATGCAAATCAGGGGATCGGTCTTGGGATTGCAAATGGTAATGGGGATGACCACGGCCCCCAAGCAAGAGTAGAAACACCGCCTAATTCTGCACTTTGGAAAAGGACACGTGAGGATCTGGAGAATGGAACGTTTTTCCGTCGATTGCTCCATTCTTTTCAGGGGATGGTAAATCATGCCAAGAAGGGTGAATGGGGGATACCTATAAAGGGGTTAACATTGATCAGAGTTTGGTGGATTTCCCAGTTTGTTTTTGCGGCTGCTATGGCAGGAAGCTGGTAA
- a CDS encoding snRNP subunit, putative (Similar to TIGR gene model, INSD accession AAW44542.1) has product MSAQPNPKAFPLANAQLTNQILDLIQQAQHYKQLKKGANEATKTLNRGICEFIVMTADVEPIEIVLHLPLLCEDKNVPYVFLPSKTALGRACGVSRPVIAASVTTNEARELNAQIQAVKNEIEKLLI; this is encoded by the exons ATGTCTGCTCAACCCAACCCCAAGGCTTTCCCTTTGGCCAACGCCCAGCTCACCAACCAG ATCCTCGACTTGATCCAGCAGGCTCAGCACTACAAGCAGCTCAAGAAGGG CGCCAACGAAGCCACCAAAACCCTTAACCGAGGTATCTGCGAGTTCATCGTCATGACCGCAGATGTCGAGCCTATTGAGATTGTCCTTCACCTCCCCCTCCTTTGTGAGGACAAGAACGTCCCCTACGTCTTCTTGCCTTCCAAGACTGCCCTTGGTAGGGCTTGCGGTGTTTCTAGGCCTGTTATCGCTGCCAGTGTTACTACCAATGAGGCTAGGGAGTTGAACGCCCAGATTCAAGCTGTCAAG AACGAGATTGAGAAGCTCCTCATCTAA
- a CDS encoding Glutamate-pyruvate transaminase/Glutamate-alanine transaminase, putative (Similar to TIGR gene model, INSD accession AAW44541.1): MPRLSNVFRPKSLLQRQATQIRSFSQTMPPFKPALTLDTINPSVLAVQYAVRGELAIKADQYVQVLADKNHKPLPFEKVVTANIGNPQQKGLDQVPLTYWRQIISLLEYPDLMQKHEHLARQIYPGDVIERARALYNEIGSVGAYTHSKGVLSIRKRVAKFIEERDGYPANPANIFLTGGASAGVASILGVALRRGDGCMIPIPQYPLYTATLAYLESEPLPYYLSEADDWSMSHDSLLKSVEEGKKRGLPIKALVIINPGNPTGACLSQEAMEAVVHLCYEESIVLLADEVYQSNIYDSDRRPFISFKKVLMSMPEEIRESVELVSFHSISKGVSGECGRRGGYFECVNIDKEVTDQIYKMASVTLCPPVSGQIGVDLMVSPPKPGDESYPLWKEETDLIHNNLKTRSYLMAEHFNEMEGISCNSAEGAMYLFPRIDIPPKAMEAAKKLGKEPDVMYALDLLDATGICAVAGSGFGQEPGTYHLRVTALCPDTAEFIGRFRKFNKEFMAKYA, from the exons ATGCCCAGACTTAGTAACGTCTTTCGTCCCAAGTCACTCTTACAACGCCAGGCCACCCAAATCAGGTCATTCAGTCAGACTATGCCACCTTTCAAACCTGCGCTTACTCTCGATACCATCAACCCCTCGGTTCTGGCCGTTCAGTACGCTGTCCGCGGAGAGCTCGCGATCAAGGCCGACCAATATGTTCAAGTCCTCGCCGATAAGAATCACAAGCCTCTACCATTCGAAAAGGTCGTTACTGCCAACATCGGTAATCCCCAACAAAAAGGACTCGATCAAGTCCCTCTCACTTATTGGCGACAAATTATTTCCTTGTTGGAGTATCCCGACTTGATGCAAAAGCATGAACACTTAGCTAGGCAGATTTACCCGGGAGACGTCATTGAACGAGCGAGGGCATTGTACAACGAGATTGGGAGTGTGGGTGCGTACACACATTCCAAGGGTGTGTTGAGTATCAGGAAGAGGGTCGCCAAGTTTATCGAGG AACGCGACGGTTACCCGGCGAACCCTGCAAACATTTTCTTGACCGGTGGCGCTTCTGCGGGTGTTGCCTCGATCCTTGGTGTCGCCCTTCGCAGAGGTGACGGCTGCATGATCCCCATCCCCCAATATCCCCTCTACACCGCTACCCTGGCTTACCTCGAGTCTGAGCCTCTGCCTTACTATCTTTCTGAAGCGGATGACTGGTCGATGAGCCACGATTCTTTGCTCAAGAGTGTAGAGgaaggcaagaagagggGTTTGCCCATCAAGGCACTTGTGATTATCAACCCTGGAAATCCTACTGGCGCATGTTTGAGCCAGGAGGCCATGGAAGCGGTGGTGCACCTCTGTTATGAGGAGAGTATCGTCCTCCTCGCGGACGAGGTTTATCAGAGTAACATCTATGACTCTGACAGGCGACCATTCATCTCGTTCAAAAAGGTTTTGATGAGCATGCCCGAAGAAATTAGGGAAAGTGTGGAACTGGTGTCTTTCCACTCGATCTCAAAAGGTGTTAGTGGAGAGTGtggaaggagaggaggatatTTCGAGTGTGTCAACATTGATAAGGAGGTGACGGATCAGATTTACAAGATGGCAAGTGTCACATTATGTCCTCCCGTCTCAGGCCAG ATCGGTGTAGACCTCATGGTCTCCCCTCCCAAACCCGGGGACGAATCTTACCCCTtgtggaaagaagaaactGACCTAATCCACAATAATCTCAAAACCCGATCATACCTCATGGCCGAGCATTTCAACGAAATGGAAGGTATTTCTTGCAACAGTGCAGAGGGAGCGATGTACTTGTTCCCGAGGATTGATATTCCTCCTAAAGCTATGGAGGCGGCGAAGAAGTTGGGTAAGGAACCGGATGTGATGTATGCTTTGGATCTTCTTG ATGCGACTGGTATCTGTGCGGTGGCAGGCAGCGGTTTCGGACAAGAGCCTGGGACTTACCATTTGCGAGTGACTGCCCTGTGCCCCGATACTGCCGAGTTTATCGGTCGATTCCGAAAGTTCAACAAGGAGTTTATGGCAAAATACGCCTAA
- a CDS encoding Hexose transport-related protein, putative (Similar to TIGR gene model, INSD accession AAW44540.1), with amino-acid sequence MAPRSSKKALTLCLFQSLAGVIFGWSNSEGSGLFSMPKYQERFGECVDGICTLSTTRQSAITGLLSVGAVIGAVGSGTVADRFGLRLTCLVFIFVYLCGAAIETSAVNTYGQICVARLLTGLGVGATSGLVPVFQAEASPPRYRGLVTGSFQLCVTLGIWGVAMTNWGMSSHAGDVSWRIPVSLQMVWAALLLVGFLFSPESPRFLAKKGRWDHCRKNLASLRGLPIDHPDIDIEMEEVREATIKDQERGQASYVECFSTKDRILWRTMIGICVQIGQQITGVNFFFSYGVQFAQTAGLDDTYVFQIILASVNVLFSFPGILAVDRAGRRPILLIGGLLMFIGQIVVGSVSKAYPDDKIAGDVLIAFTCLFIASFASSWGPIAWVVCGETFPIRLSSLCVTLGTGANWLFNLIIAFAAPQIQARIGTGITFVWAGCLALSVSFAFFCIPETRSMSIEAIDALYLSRTPAWRSSKFTEEQAAHVQQANEKHYSRSLHAENEQAKSSQQTSARTSADDDRIV; translated from the exons ATGGCTCCCAGGAGTTCCAAGAAGGCTTTGACCCTCTGTCTTTTCCAGAGTTTAGCGGGTGTTATCTTCGGATGGAGTAACTCTGAAGGTTCTGGTCTG TTCTCCATGCCAAAATACCAAGAACGATTCGGTGAATGCGTCGACGGCATTTGCACCCTTTCAACTACTCGACAATCTGCCATTACCGGTCTTTTGTCTGTCGGCGCCGTCATTGGTGCTGTTGGTTCTGGTACTGTTGCTGACCGA TTCGGTTTGCGATTGACTTGTTTGGTTTTCATTTTCGTCTATCTTTGTGGTGCTGCCATTGAG ACTTCTGCTGTAAACACCTATGGTCAAATATGTGTTGCTCGTCTTCTCACCGGTCTCGGTGTCGGTGCTACTTCTGGTCTTGTTCCCGTTTTCCAGGCTGAGGCCTCGCCTCCTCGATACCGAGGTCTCGTCACTGGCTCTTTCCAGCTTTGTGTTACTCTCGGTATCTGGGGCGTTGCCATGACCAACTGGGGTATGAGCTCTCATGCTGGTGATGTCTC TTGGCGGATCCCCGTATCTCTTCAAATGGTCTGGGCTGCTTTGTTGCTAGTCGgtttcctcttttctcccGAGTCTCCTCGATTCCTTGCCAAGAAGGGCAGATGGGACCACTGCCGAAAGAACCTCGCCAGTCTTCGTGGTCTTCCTATCGACCACCCTGACATCGAT ATCGAGATGGAGGAAGTCCGTGAGGCTACCATCAAGGACCAAGAGCGGGGTCAGGCCAGCTACGTCGAATGCTTCTCTACGAAAGACCGAATTCTTTGGCGAACTATGATCGGTATCTGTGTCCAGATCGGCCAGCAAATCACCGGTgtcaacttcttcttctcttaCGGTGTCCAATTCGCTCAGACTGCCGGTCTTGACGACACCTACGTCTTCCAGATCATTCTCGCTTCCGTCAAcgtcctcttctctttccccGGTATTCTCGCTGTTGACCGAGCCGGACGACGACCTATTCTTCTCATTGGTGGTCTTCTCATGTTTATTGGTCAGATCGTTGTCGGTTCTGTCTCCAAGGCCTACCCTGATGACAAGATTGCCGGTGATGTCCTCATTGCCTTCACCTGTCTTTTCATTGCCTCCTTTGCGTCTTCTTGGGGTCCTATCGCTTGGGTTGTCTGCGGTGAGACTTTCCCCATCAGGTTGTCTTCTCTGTGTGTCACCCTCGGTACCGGTGCCAACTGGCTCTTCAACCTTATCATTGCCTTTGCCGCTCCCCAAATCCAGGCCCGAATCGGTACCGGTATCACTTTTGTCTGGGCCGGTTGTCTCGCTCTCTCTGTCTcctttgccttcttctgcaTTCCC GAAACGAGATCCATGAGTATCGAGGCAATTGACGCCCTCTACCTCTCCCGCACCCCAGCTTGGCGCTCCAGCAAGTTCACAGAGGAACAAGCTGCTCACGTCCAGCAAGCGAACGAGAAGCACTACTCTAGGTCACTTCACGCCGAGAACGAACAGGCCAAGTCTAGCCAGCAGACTAGCGCCCGGACCAGCGCCGATGATGACAGAATTGTTTAA
- a CDS encoding Hypothetical protein (Similar to TIGR gene model, INSD accession AAW44538.1; CNG01470), giving the protein MTSISPVKVAGTAAAIAVSGFLGYAVYFDYMRRHSPEFRKSLRKQQKKLSAVAEANAKAEKEKNAKALRDGFLRIQTEAIPMTPDQQEGYFAEAANQGEQLIAQGEEHYVEAALHFFRALRVYGNPGELLAVYQRVVPPPVLDMIIQLIALSTSAATGAGAGARPTAASLETPAPAPASVEDLDEEKPAKEDAPSPNSASQGSGAEWEKVNQEAQE; this is encoded by the exons ATGACCTCTATCTCTCCCGTCAAGGTTGCGGGCACTGCTGCCGCTATTGCCGTTAGCGGCTTCCTCGGTTACGCCGTCTACTTTGATTACATGCGACGACACTCTCCCGAGTTCAGGAAATCTCTTC GAAagcagcagaagaagctctCTGCTGTTGCCGAGGCCAACGCTAAGGctgagaaagagaagaacGCCAAG GCTCTCCGCGATGGCTTCCTCCGCATTCAGACCGAGGCCATCCCCATGACTCCCGACCAGCAAGAAGGTTACTTTGCCGAGGCTGCCAACCAGGGTGAACAGCTCATTGCTCAAGGCGAGGAACACTACGTCGAGGCTGCCTTGCACTTCTTCAGGGCTTTGAGAGTGTACGGTAACCCTGGAGAATTGCTTGCTG TCTACCAACGAGTCGTTCCCCCTCCCGTCCTAGACATGATTATCCAGCTTATCGCCCTCTCTACCAGCGCCGCTACCGGTGCAGGCGCGGGTGCAAGGCCCACCGCTGCTTCCCTCGAGACTCCTGCCCCCGCCCCCGCTAGTGTTGAGGACCTTGATGAAGAGAAGCCTGCCAAGGAAGATGCTCCTAGCCCAAACAGCGCTAGCCAGGGGAGCGGTGCCGAGTGGGAGAAGGTCAACCAGGAGGCTCAGGAGTAA
- a CDS encoding Hypothetical protein (Similar to SGTC gene model, INSD accession EAL19704.1; CNBG3320) yields the protein MPAYVPPHLRNRTTPSTPSTPPTPATPIRSTTSSNNGDRSTPSTYSNGSANRTPFSNPRRSSNGIVIGSESGNDQKNGSPWETGHPGKSHFSRRPYQSSPSSSYPKPNSAYNTPITSRRANYQNGSTGKRMDKNDSPQPRHGRAYIQHSPAQLHVFGDSFVGPFKLMDGDSGLNNPKSIKQVSKELLPILNSLMVPPPYAYQSSSSAKRSAMLVFGNVDLQINYIWQLANKPISSLSSPSPSSSSDSPNPLTDGSDHPDSTNILHSATETSSTGPALGPEDFVNAVVRAYTTFLEREVVRGPVGERLSSIAEKKRSSQVGHSTATNGKDVGNAGGPPKVFIAAALPPLIEDEMLPRIPEKYVERLEEDFEKQQRMVGRGWKPHQNVGAGMSAHATTNESKEEADLVDGLSLLQVSDKPAGRPEISPDPSTATSSSIPSPPLGTPLTEPTASPTTCTADNGNSIGNGSSKTKTPISSLLTHSPPLCTLPVRVRMTNQFNNLLSSFCAQYPDIFTFIDISPAMHLGSEASSIHGEVDRGVWACPVDRTNVHPVWEPTLPLWLEALKKEGMDTDTWKMCDDAEETFKAYEIDKRRRTAATGYGGEIPIKLRDE from the exons ATGCCGGCTTACGTTCCACCGCATCTGCGTAATCGCACAACCCCTTCGACTCCCTCAACACCCCCGACACCCGCAACTCCCATTCGATCGACGACTTCTAGCAATAACGGCGACAGGTCAACCCCATCCACCTACTCGAACGGCAGTGCCAATCGTACACCGTTCAGCAATCCGAGGCGGTCAAGCAACGGAATTGTAATAGGATCAGAAAGCGGCAATGATCAAAAAAACGGATCACCATGGGAAACCGGACATCCAGGAAAATCACATTTTTCCCGTCGACCATACCAATCAAGTCCTAGCTCGAGCTATCCCAAACCCAACTCTGCCTATAACACCCCTATCACCAGTAGGCGTGCTAACTACCAGAATGGGAGCACTGGGAAGCGGATGGACAAGAATGATAGTCCCCAACCGAGGCATGGACGAGCGTATATTCAGCATTCTCCTGCTCAGTTACATGTCTTTGGGGATAGTTTTGTCGGGCCATTCAAGTTGATGGATGGGGATTCG GGATTGAATAACCCAAAATCTATCAAGCAAGTGTCAAAAGAGCTTTTACCAATTTTGAACAGTTTGATGGTGCCTCCGCCGTACGCATATCAGTCCAGCTCTAGTGCGAAACGGTCTGCCATGCTGGTGTTTGGCAAT GTTGATCTGCAGATCAATTATATCTGGCAGCTTGCCAACAAACCCATTAGCTCactctcctctccttctccttcttcctcttccgaCTCTCCCAACCCGTTGACTGATGGCTCTGATCATCCAGATTCAACTAACATCCTCCATTCCGCTACCGAAACATCCTCTACTGGTCCCGCTCTCGGTCCCGAAGACTTTGTCAATGCTGTTGTGAGAGCTTATACCACTTTCCTCGAGCGGGAAGTCGTCCGTGGACCTGTAGGCGAGAGGCTCTCATCCATTGcggaaaagaaaagaagtTCACAAGTTGGTCATTCCACCGCCACCAACGGCAAGGATGTGGGGAATGCTGGTGGACCTCCGAAAGTTTTCATCGCTGCTGCCCTTCCGCCTCTCATTGAGGATGAGATGCTCCCCCGTATCCCTGAGAAGTATGTGGAAAGGCTTGAGGAGGACTTTGAAAAGCAGCAGCGTATGGTTGGGCGTGGTTGGAAGCCTCACCAGAATGTCGGCGCAGGTATGAGTGCCCATGCCACTACGAATGAGAGTAAAGAGGAAGCGGATTTGGTGGATGGCTTGTCATTACTGCAAGTAAGTGATAAACCCGCAGGTCGACCTGAGATTAGTCCCGATCCATCTACGGCCACATCGTCGAGCATTCCTTCACCCCCTCTCGGTACACCTTTAACTGAACCTACTGCTTCGCCCACCACTTGCACTGCCGATAATGGAAACAGCATTGGTAATGGCTCAAGCAAAACCAAGACGCCCATCTCCTCTTTACTCACCCACTCCCCACCCTTGTGTACTCTCCCCGTCAGAGTCCGTATGACCAATCAATTCAacaatcttctctcctccttttgCGCGCAGTACCCTGATATATTTACTTTTATCGACATTTCTCCGGCTATGCACTTAGGGTCCGAGGCATCTTCTATCCATGGGGAAGTTGATAGAGGTGTATGGGCCTGTCCTGTGGACCGGACCAATGTCCATCCTGTGTGGGAGCCGACCTTGCCGCTTTGGTTGGAGGCattgaagaaggagggaaTGGATACGGATACATGGAAAATGTGTGATGATGCGGAAGAGACGTTCAAGGCGTATGAGATTGATAAACGGCGAAGGACGGCAGCAACGGGCTACGGGGGTGAGATACCTATAAAACTGAGGGATGAGTAG